The nucleotide sequence CCTTTTCGATTTACAAAGTATAGTTATTAATTTATTTTAGAAATTTTGTTAATTGTGATATGTCAATGTAGATCTCGATTGCTTTTACAgtgtttttaatttttcttcataCTAGTGCGTCATAAAAGTTCATACCACATCGACCTAATTTTTCATACCATATCTATGCATTAAACTCTACGGAAAATCATTGCTTGGTCGACTGAGTCGCACTGGTATGAATTAATTGTTTCACCTTGATATAAAAAATTTAGGCGTACTAGTatgaaataaaaataaaaacactGTATTATCACCGGACAAATGTTGCAGCAAACGAAAAtaatattttgtttgtaatCAGATCGAGAGTAGTCCGGTAAAACATATCCAACAAAACTCAATGGGCACCCAATCTAACTTGAGCCAGCAGATGAGGGACTTACTGTGTACCTCGTTTCCTGAAGAGCAAGGTGAAGATTACTCACACGAATATGATGGCGatagtgatgatgaggatttGTCAAAATCCATTAAATCTGCTCACTACTCTTCATCTCAAGATAGATTCATGAAAGATCATGATTTAAAGGTTAAAACATTTGAGGCATTGCATGGGAATCTGGGGTCAAAGCCATCACCACCAGGAGGCGCAAACCTTAGGAGAAGATCCTCCGTTATCGATATGCCACACAATTTACATCCACCTCCATCTCAAGCACCGCATGTAGCTACAAACAATGATTACATATTTGGAACTAACGCTTTACCCGAGGAAGTGCCTTCTAGTGAGCTTATCCAGTTTTATCTGGATGTAAAGCATTGTTTGGATCTTCGCCACAAATACTTGAATATTTCATTACAAACACCAGAGCTGTTGAACCCTAAAAATCAACTGGACTGGAAAATCTATCCCGCACCTCCCAAACCAACttacaaatcaaagaacaaattcaaccaGGTGAGGACAACTCCAGATGAGGGTGAAGAGTTCGACTTCAGCAAATGTGACATTCCTGACTTGGGTGCAACTGattattattttgtatTAAATGAAGAGGGGGTGTATGAGGTGTTTGATGATTCGAATAACGAGAAGCTTGTCCAGGTACCAAACTTGCACGAGTATTACAATGATCTAGCTTTTATTGGTAACATTTCATCCGATGGGCCAACGAAATCCTTTTCGTTCAAAAGATTGCAATATCTAGAAGCCAAATGGAACATGTAttacttgttgaatgagTTTGAAGAgacaaaacaatcaaaagcAAATCCTCATCGTGATTTCTACAATGTAAGGAAGGTTGATACACATATTCATCATTCGGCATGTATGAATCAAAAACACTTGCTTCGTTTCATTAAatataaattgaaaactgaGCCAGATGAACCAGTAATATTCCGTGATGGCAAGATTTTGACGTTGGCTGAGGTTTTTCAATCGTTGAAATTGTCAGGATACgatttgtcaattgataCATTGGATATGCATGCACATACAGATACTTTCCATAGATTTGACAAGTTCAACTTAAAGTATAACCCAATTGGGGAGTCGAGATTGAGGgaaatctttttgaaaactgaCAACTTTATCGACGGAAGGTATTTGGCAGAACTTACCAAACAAGTTATGGAGGATTTGGAGAACTCCAAGTACCAAATGAACGAGCTTAGGATCTCAATATACGGTAGGTCTATTCATGAATGGGACAAGGTGGCTTCGTGGGTGATTGATAATAAATTGTTTAGTCACAATGTCAGATGGCTTATTCAAGTTCCTAGATTGTATGACATCTACAAAAAGAATGGAAATATTCGTTCATTTTTGGATATTGTCAAGAATCTATTTGAACCATTATTTGAGGTTTCAAGAAATCCGAAATCGCATCCCAAATTATATATCTTTTTGCAAAGAGTAGTTGGGTTTGACtctgttgatgatgagtcAAAGGCGGACAAACCGTTGCCACCACATAAATACCCTTCTGCGATGGAATGGAACTTTACATCCAACCCTCCTTACTCCTACTACATATACTATTTGTATGCTAACATTGCCAATTTGAACCATTTACGATTGAAGAATAATTTCAACACATTCGTTTTGAGACCTCATTGTGGTGAAGCGGGTGATCCTCATCATTTAATTAGTGCCTTTTTAACATCTTATGGAATATCGCACGGTATATTGTTGAGAAAACTCCCATTCATACAATACTTGTATTACCTTGACCAAGTTGGACTTGCCATGTCACCTTTGTCCAACAATGCGTTATTCCTCACTTATGACAAGAATcctttttacaattttttccaaaaggGGATGAATGTCTCCTTGTCAACAGATGATCCGTTACAATTCTCATATACAAAGGAGCCCTTGATTGAGGAATATTCAGTAGCAGCacaaatttacaaattgtCAGGAGTTGACATGTGTGAATTAGCGAAAAACTCCTGTTTACAAAGTGGCTG is from Candida orthopsilosis Co 90-125, chromosome 1 draft sequence and encodes:
- a CDS encoding AMP deaminase; the protein is MGTQSNLSQQMRDLSCTSFPEEQGEDYSHEYDGDSDDEDLSKSIKSAHYSSSQDRFMKDHDLKVKTFEALHGNSGSKPSPPGGANLRRRSSVIDMPHNLHPPPSQAPHVATNNDYIFGTNALPEEVPSSELIQFYSDVKHCLDLRHKYLNISLQTPESLNPKNQSDWKIYPAPPKPTYKSKNKFNQVRTTPDEGEEFDFSKCDIPDLGATDYYFVLNEEGVYEVFDDSNNEKLVQVPNLHEYYNDLAFIGNISSDGPTKSFSFKRLQYLEAKWNMYYLLNEFEETKQSKANPHRDFYNVRKVDTHIHHSACMNQKHLLRFIKYKLKTEPDEPVIFRDGKILTLAEVFQSLKLSGYDLSIDTLDMHAHTDTFHRFDKFNLKYNPIGESRLREIFLKTDNFIDGRYLAELTKQVMEDLENSKYQMNELRISIYGRSIHEWDKVASWVIDNKLFSHNVRWLIQVPRLYDIYKKNGNIRSFLDIVKNLFEPLFEVSRNPKSHPKLYIFLQRVVGFDSVDDESKADKPLPPHKYPSAMEWNFTSNPPYSYYIYYLYANIANLNHLRLKNNFNTFVLRPHCGEAGDPHHLISAFLTSYGISHGILLRKLPFIQYLYYLDQVGLAMSPLSNNALFLTYDKNPFYNFFQKGMNVSLSTDDPLQFSYTKEPLIEEYSVAAQIYKLSGVDMCELAKNSCLQSGWEATIKKHWLGKNYMKGGVEGNDIEKTNVPDIRVLFREETLKSEQHLVQYYNEMKEKQANNE